In the Natronospira bacteriovora genome, one interval contains:
- a CDS encoding cation:proton antiporter, whose translation METGFIDIAILLALAVALGGVAMLLRQPLIVAFIAAGIIAGPAVAGLVPHPDDIELLAELGIALLLFVVGLKLDLSLIRTMGPVALATGMGQVIFTSFIGYGIAIMLGMSPVTALYVAVALTFSSTIIIVKLLSDKREIDALHGRIAIGFLIVQDIVVVLVMIGLSAFGAGAGAEGPWLEALRVFAAGALMLVGIGLAMRYVLPWLMEQIARNRELLVLFGIAWAVALAALGDAMGFSMEVGAFLAGISLASTRFRDALGARLTTVRDFLLLFFFLHLGGQLELNLLGAQVGPALILSVFVLIGNPIIVMIIMGIMGYRSRTGFLAGLTVAQISEFSLILAALGYSLGHITAETVGLVTLVGLITIGLSTYLIIYSHPIYDRLAPWLRIFERQNIQQADDSHEEATQADVIVIGLGRFGYDLAMGLSDQKVRVLGVDFDPAAVDALQSESVPACYGDAEDPELPDRLPLSQARMVISTVPDPVANRALIDSIRHAGFRGRVMLTAHHPADIRALADLPEHELLLPFRDAAEKTAERIVRHLGA comes from the coding sequence ATGGAAACCGGCTTTATCGACATCGCCATTCTGCTGGCACTGGCTGTCGCCCTTGGCGGCGTGGCCATGTTGCTCCGGCAACCTCTCATCGTAGCCTTTATTGCCGCCGGTATCATCGCCGGCCCGGCGGTGGCCGGTCTGGTGCCCCATCCCGATGACATCGAGCTGCTGGCCGAACTGGGGATCGCCCTGCTTCTCTTTGTGGTCGGCCTGAAACTCGATCTCTCGCTGATCCGCACCATGGGGCCGGTGGCCCTGGCTACCGGGATGGGCCAGGTCATCTTCACGTCCTTCATCGGTTACGGCATCGCCATCATGCTCGGCATGTCACCGGTGACCGCCTTGTATGTGGCCGTGGCCCTGACCTTCTCCAGCACCATCATCATCGTCAAGCTCCTTTCGGACAAGCGCGAGATCGATGCCCTCCATGGTCGCATCGCCATCGGCTTCCTGATTGTCCAGGATATCGTCGTGGTACTGGTGATGATCGGCCTGTCCGCCTTCGGTGCCGGGGCCGGGGCGGAAGGACCCTGGCTGGAGGCCCTGCGGGTGTTCGCTGCCGGGGCATTGATGCTGGTCGGGATTGGCCTGGCCATGCGCTATGTATTGCCCTGGCTGATGGAGCAAATTGCCCGCAACCGTGAGCTGCTGGTGCTGTTCGGTATCGCCTGGGCCGTGGCCCTGGCGGCACTGGGTGACGCCATGGGCTTCAGCATGGAGGTGGGCGCCTTCCTGGCCGGCATCTCCCTGGCCTCGACGCGCTTCCGGGACGCCCTGGGCGCCCGTCTCACCACCGTGCGCGATTTTCTCCTGCTGTTCTTCTTCCTGCACCTGGGCGGACAGCTGGAGCTGAACCTGCTGGGGGCGCAGGTGGGCCCGGCCCTGATCCTCTCGGTCTTCGTGCTGATCGGCAACCCCATCATCGTCATGATCATCATGGGCATCATGGGCTACCGCAGCCGCACCGGCTTTCTGGCCGGCCTGACCGTTGCCCAGATCAGTGAGTTTTCCCTGATCCTCGCCGCCCTGGGCTACAGTCTTGGCCACATCACGGCCGAGACCGTGGGGCTGGTAACCCTGGTGGGGCTGATCACCATCGGCCTGTCCACCTACCTCATCATCTACTCCCACCCCATCTACGACCGTCTCGCCCCCTGGCTGCGGATCTTCGAACGCCAGAACATCCAGCAGGCGGATGACAGCCACGAGGAGGCCACACAGGCGGATGTGATCGTGATCGGTCTGGGGCGCTTCGGCTATGACCTGGCCATGGGCCTGAGTGACCAGAAAGTGCGCGTGCTGGGGGTGGATTTTGACCCGGCGGCGGTGGACGCCCTGCAATCGGAATCGGTCCCTGCCTGCTACGGCGATGCGGAGGACCCGGAACTGCCGGACCGGCTGCCGCTTAGTCAGGCAAGGATGGTGATCAGCACGGTGCCGGACCCCGTGGCCAATCGGGCCCTGATCGACAGCATCCGCCACGCGGGTTTTCGTGGCCGTGTCATGCTCACGGCCCATCATCCGGCGGATATCCGCGCCCTGGCCGACCTGCCCGAACATGAGCTGCTGCTGCCGTTCCGGGACGCCGCGGAGAAAACGGCCGAGCGCATCGTGCGGCATCTGGGCGCCTGA
- a CDS encoding amidohydrolase family protein, giving the protein MLRAIAIALFAAVGLAVGPLKAEVIAITDATVHTLGEQGVIEDATVLIRDGRIEAVGRDVGVPREARRIDAMGRIVTPGIIDAHGHIGIVEVSAVGGSNDSSVSGRHFTAAFDVTDAINPASMLIPVNRVEGITRAVVAPSHGSGGTLIAGQGAIMDLGDPVDFITRSPAAMYASLGETGAALSGGSRGAAMLHLREALQDARDYRDNRSAFERRERRDYALGRLDLDALQPVIEGELPLILQAHRASDIRAALRLATDYDLRLVISGGAEAWKVADELAAMNVPVLIDPLQNLPGRFESLASTLENAARLHEAGVRFAFATGDSHNARNITQAAGNAVAHGLPHDAALAAIMAVPADIWGIGDRVGRLEPGLEADVVVWDGDPLEVTSYPDHVIIKGREMSMETRHTRLRDRYMNLDDDTLPRAYRR; this is encoded by the coding sequence ATGCTCAGAGCCATTGCCATTGCACTGTTCGCGGCAGTCGGTCTGGCCGTCGGCCCCCTCAAGGCCGAGGTGATTGCCATTACCGATGCCACCGTCCACACCCTGGGCGAGCAGGGTGTGATCGAAGACGCCACCGTTCTGATCCGGGATGGCCGCATCGAGGCTGTGGGCCGGGATGTGGGCGTACCGCGTGAGGCGCGCCGTATCGACGCCATGGGCCGCATCGTTACACCGGGAATCATTGATGCCCACGGTCATATCGGCATTGTCGAAGTGTCTGCCGTTGGTGGCAGCAACGACAGTTCGGTATCCGGACGGCATTTCACGGCGGCCTTTGACGTCACCGACGCCATCAACCCCGCGTCCATGCTGATCCCGGTCAACCGGGTGGAAGGCATCACCCGGGCGGTGGTCGCCCCCAGCCACGGCAGCGGCGGCACCCTGATCGCCGGCCAGGGCGCGATCATGGACCTGGGTGATCCGGTGGATTTCATCACCCGCAGTCCGGCGGCCATGTACGCCAGCCTGGGCGAGACCGGCGCCGCCCTGTCCGGCGGTTCCCGCGGTGCGGCCATGCTGCACCTGCGCGAAGCCCTGCAGGATGCCCGCGACTACCGTGACAACCGCTCGGCCTTCGAGCGTCGCGAACGGCGGGACTACGCCCTCGGCCGGCTCGACCTGGATGCCCTGCAGCCGGTGATCGAAGGCGAATTGCCGCTGATTCTGCAGGCCCACCGGGCCAGCGACATTCGTGCTGCCCTGCGTCTGGCCACCGACTACGATCTGCGTCTGGTGATCAGCGGGGGTGCGGAAGCCTGGAAGGTGGCCGATGAACTGGCGGCAATGAACGTGCCGGTCCTCATCGACCCCCTGCAGAATCTCCCGGGCCGTTTCGAGTCGCTGGCATCGACACTGGAGAATGCCGCCCGCCTGCACGAGGCCGGCGTGCGCTTCGCCTTCGCCACCGGTGACAGCCACAATGCCCGCAACATCACCCAGGCCGCCGGCAATGCCGTGGCCCACGGTCTGCCCCATGACGCGGCCCTGGCCGCCATCATGGCCGTACCGGCGGATATCTGGGGAATCGGCGATCGGGTCGGCCGTCTTGAGCCGGGCCTCGAGGCCGATGTGGTGGTCTGGGACGGCGACCCCCTGGAGGTCACCAGCTACCCGGATCACGTCATCATCAAGGGGCGGGAAATGTCCATGGAGACCCGCCACACCCGTCTCCGGGATCGTTACATGAACCTGGATGACGATACCCTGCCGAGGGCCTATCGGCGCTGA
- a CDS encoding amidohydrolase, with protein MATQVIRPALVAALGALALGFAACGDGDQKTQNDEDFEFSVLSGGFESTYRPMPSETVLFTNATILTGTGERIDNGSLLIRDGRIEAVGNDIEAPDDAEVVDADGKWLTPGIIDTHSHLGVYPSPGVWAHADGNEIVSANTAHVWAEHGLWPQDPGFIRALEGGVTTALILPGSANIFGGRGVTIKNVPGRTAQDMKFPGAPHALKMACGENPKRVYGQGRNSQPYTRMGNKAFVRAGFEDGKEYLKRWEDYKRKQANGEDAEAPKRDLALETIAGVLNGEILLHNHCYRADEMRHRLDIAEEYGFHITAFHHAVESYKIADLLAENNVCSAMWSDWWGFKLEAWDGIRENIPLVEAAGACAVLHSDSAQDIQRLNQEAAKTMAAANRAGMDVSREQAIRWITLNAASILGIDEVTGSLEPGKNADVVLWDGDPFSVYTRTQRVYIDGARLYDRDDPERHPELDFTLGLFEGDK; from the coding sequence ATGGCAACACAAGTGATCAGGCCGGCCCTGGTGGCGGCTCTCGGCGCACTGGCGCTGGGGTTCGCCGCCTGCGGTGACGGCGACCAGAAAACGCAGAATGACGAGGATTTCGAGTTTTCCGTCCTCTCGGGAGGCTTTGAATCCACCTATCGCCCAATGCCGTCCGAGACGGTGCTGTTCACCAATGCCACCATCCTGACCGGCACCGGTGAGCGTATCGACAACGGCAGCCTGCTCATCCGCGACGGCCGGATCGAGGCGGTGGGCAATGACATCGAGGCGCCGGATGATGCCGAAGTGGTGGATGCGGACGGCAAATGGCTGACACCCGGCATCATCGACACCCACTCCCATCTGGGCGTCTATCCCTCGCCGGGTGTCTGGGCTCATGCCGATGGCAACGAGATCGTTTCGGCCAATACCGCCCATGTCTGGGCCGAGCATGGCCTGTGGCCCCAGGACCCGGGCTTCATCCGCGCCCTGGAAGGCGGTGTGACCACCGCGCTGATCCTGCCAGGGTCGGCCAACATCTTTGGCGGGCGCGGGGTCACCATCAAGAATGTTCCCGGGCGCACCGCCCAGGACATGAAGTTTCCCGGAGCGCCCCACGCCCTGAAGATGGCCTGCGGTGAGAACCCCAAGCGGGTCTACGGTCAGGGGCGCAACTCCCAGCCCTACACCCGCATGGGCAACAAGGCATTCGTGCGCGCGGGATTCGAGGACGGCAAGGAATACCTCAAGCGCTGGGAAGACTACAAGCGCAAGCAGGCCAATGGCGAGGACGCCGAAGCGCCGAAGCGGGACCTGGCCCTGGAGACCATTGCCGGCGTGCTCAATGGGGAAATCCTGCTCCACAATCACTGCTATCGGGCCGATGAGATGAGGCATCGCCTGGATATCGCCGAGGAATACGGCTTCCATATCACCGCCTTCCATCATGCGGTGGAGTCCTACAAGATTGCCGACCTGCTGGCCGAGAACAATGTCTGTTCGGCCATGTGGTCCGACTGGTGGGGCTTCAAGCTGGAGGCCTGGGATGGCATTCGCGAAAACATTCCCTTGGTGGAAGCAGCCGGTGCCTGTGCCGTGCTGCACTCCGATTCGGCCCAGGACATCCAGCGTCTCAACCAGGAAGCGGCCAAGACCATGGCAGCGGCCAACCGGGCCGGCATGGACGTGAGCCGTGAGCAGGCCATTCGCTGGATTACCCTCAACGCCGCCTCCATTCTCGGCATCGATGAAGTGACCGGTTCCCTGGAGCCCGGCAAGAACGCCGATGTGGTGCTGTGGGATGGTGACCCCTTCAGTGTCTATACCCGGACACAGAGGGTCTACATTGACGGCGCCCGCCTGTATGACCGGGACGATCCCGAGCGTCATCCGGAACTGGATTTCACTCTCGGCCTATTTGAAGGAGACAAGTGA
- a CDS encoding NHL repeat-containing protein gives MNKTLRILGLILACLFLAGNDGCPFDWREAIEEGAGDVGELTWKRADYVIGQTSRDRAETARPIAEDTLLEPTGVAFSGGPLFVSDTGNSRILAYEGIPARNGAGATFVLGQDDMQSGERGGDAGGLFFPTGVAAGSWGLAVADTGNDRILLWDSRPSSGPRDADRVFGQPALDQNFGPGCFEDALNEPWGVQQADERILVSDYGNNRLLQFEREAASGSAAIRVIGQEAMDVCLSNRGQGVPSADSFDGPAGFWTDGNRLAVADRFNNRVLLWRDFPSNGEPADVVLGQPDMQSRVVNADGLSRGMNGPTGVHWDGDRLFVSDRGNHRVLVYDSWPLASHPRPDAVLGQPDRNSNTANNTGDGTEVNARSLNGPEAVWSDGDRLLISDTGNARILIFVL, from the coding sequence ATGAACAAGACCCTCCGAATCCTTGGCCTGATCCTCGCCTGTCTCTTTCTGGCCGGCAACGATGGCTGCCCCTTTGACTGGCGCGAAGCCATCGAAGAGGGGGCGGGTGATGTGGGCGAGCTGACCTGGAAGCGGGCCGACTACGTGATCGGGCAGACTTCCCGCGACCGGGCCGAGACCGCCCGGCCGATTGCCGAGGACACCCTGCTGGAGCCCACTGGGGTTGCCTTTTCCGGTGGCCCCCTGTTTGTGTCGGACACCGGCAACAGCCGCATCCTTGCCTATGAAGGGATTCCCGCCCGCAACGGGGCGGGGGCGACCTTTGTGCTGGGGCAGGACGACATGCAGTCTGGCGAGCGGGGTGGGGACGCCGGTGGCCTGTTCTTTCCCACCGGGGTGGCCGCCGGTAGCTGGGGCCTGGCGGTGGCGGATACCGGCAATGACCGGATCCTGCTGTGGGACAGTCGCCCGTCCAGTGGCCCTCGGGATGCCGACCGGGTCTTTGGCCAGCCGGCACTGGATCAGAACTTCGGCCCGGGCTGTTTCGAGGATGCCCTCAACGAACCCTGGGGGGTGCAGCAGGCGGATGAACGCATCCTGGTGTCGGATTACGGCAACAACCGATTGCTGCAGTTCGAGCGTGAGGCGGCGTCGGGTAGCGCAGCCATTCGCGTCATCGGTCAGGAGGCGATGGACGTTTGCCTCTCGAACCGGGGGCAGGGGGTGCCGTCCGCGGACAGTTTTGACGGGCCGGCCGGTTTCTGGACGGATGGCAACCGCCTGGCGGTGGCGGATCGCTTCAACAACCGGGTGCTGTTGTGGCGTGATTTCCCCAGCAATGGCGAACCGGCCGACGTGGTTCTCGGTCAGCCGGACATGCAGAGCCGTGTCGTCAATGCCGACGGACTGTCACGGGGCATGAATGGCCCTACGGGGGTCCACTGGGACGGCGACCGCCTGTTCGTCAGTGATCGTGGCAATCATCGGGTGCTCGTGTATGACAGCTGGCCGCTGGCCAGCCATCCACGGCCGGACGCGGTACTGGGTCAGCCGGACCGCAACAGCAATACCGCCAACAATACCGGCGACGGCACCGAGGTGAATGCCCGCAGTCTCAATGGTCCCGAGGCGGTCTGGTCTGATGGCGATCGGTTGCTGATTTCGGACACCGGCAACGCCCGAATCCTGATCTTTGTGCTATGA
- a CDS encoding YbgA family protein — protein sequence MTDIPREPDHRIPVGISACLIGEEVRYNGGHKRHRYVQEVMGRHFRYIPLCPEVAIGLGVPRPPIRLVGDPERPRAVESDNPERDSTDALAAYGREQAHGLHGEISGYILKAKSPSCGMERVKVYDHKGMPSGNGRGIFAAALMEQHPTLPVEEEGRLNDPAIRDNFVERVYVYDRWRQLVAGGLTAGRLVDFHTRHKFLILAHDQLAYRELGRLMASAGEADIETLAGQYLKQLMAALSKHASRRDHSNVLLHVAGYFKRHLDADDRQELSDTIHAYRRGEQPLLVPLTLLRHHLRRHPEPYLANQQYLDPFPRELGSGER from the coding sequence ATGACGGATATTCCCCGCGAACCCGACCACCGGATTCCGGTCGGAATCAGCGCTTGTCTGATCGGTGAGGAAGTCCGGTACAACGGCGGACACAAGCGCCACCGATATGTGCAGGAAGTCATGGGGCGCCATTTCCGCTACATACCCCTATGCCCGGAAGTGGCCATCGGTTTGGGTGTGCCCCGGCCCCCGATTCGCCTGGTGGGTGATCCCGAACGACCCCGTGCCGTGGAGAGTGATAATCCGGAACGGGACAGCACGGATGCGCTGGCTGCCTATGGTCGTGAGCAGGCCCATGGACTGCACGGCGAGATCAGCGGTTACATCCTCAAGGCCAAGTCACCCAGCTGTGGCATGGAGCGGGTCAAGGTCTATGACCACAAGGGCATGCCCAGCGGCAATGGCCGGGGCATTTTTGCCGCGGCCCTGATGGAGCAGCATCCCACCCTGCCGGTGGAGGAGGAGGGGCGCCTCAACGATCCCGCCATTCGCGACAACTTCGTCGAGCGGGTGTATGTCTACGACCGCTGGCGTCAGCTGGTGGCGGGCGGCCTGACGGCCGGGCGCCTGGTGGACTTTCACACCCGGCACAAGTTTCTCATCCTCGCCCACGACCAGCTGGCCTATCGTGAGCTGGGTCGCTTGATGGCGAGTGCCGGCGAGGCAGATATCGAGACGCTGGCCGGTCAGTACCTCAAGCAGCTGATGGCGGCGCTGAGCAAACATGCCTCCCGCCGTGATCACAGCAATGTGCTCCTGCATGTGGCCGGTTATTTCAAGCGCCATCTGGACGCCGATGACCGTCAGGAACTGAGCGATACCATTCACGCCTATCGACGCGGCGAGCAACCCCTGCTGGTTCCGCTGACCCTGTTGCGGCACCACCTGCGCCGTCACCCCGAGCCCTATCTTGCCAATCAGCAGTACCTGGATCCCTTCCCCCGGGAGCTGGGCAGCGGCGAGCGTTAG